The segment GGCGTCGGTGATCGAGGTCGGCTCATCGCAGACCACCAGCAGCACTTCCTGGGCCGCGCGCACGAAGCTGACCACCGAATCACCGATGCCGGCAGCGGTATCGATCACCAGCACGTCAAGGTTGTCGCCGACTTCGCTGAACGCCTGGATCAAGCCCGCATGCTGGGCAGGCGCCAGGTGCACCATGCTCTGGGTACCCGAAGCGGCCGGGACGATGCGCACACCGCCTGGGCCCTGCAGCATCACATCGCGCAGTTCGCAACGCCCTTCGATGACATCTGCCAGCGTGCGCTTGGGCGCAAGGCCCAGCAACACATCAACATTGGCCAGCCCAAGGTCGGCGTCGAGCAGCATGACCCTGCGGCCCAGCTCGGCCAGCGCAAGAGACAGGTTCACTGAAACATTTGTCTTGCCGACGCCACCTTTGCCACCGGTCACGGCGATTACCTGTACGGGATGCATGCTACCCATGTCTGTTCTTTACCTTGTCTCGCTGGGACTCAGGCCACACGAAGGGCAATGCTGCGTATCCCTCGGCATAGCTACCTTGCACACATTTCATTTTCAACCCGCTCGCCGTGGGTTGTGGTAGAGATCAGCGAACATGTCGGCCATGGCCTCCTCGCTGGGCTCGTCCTGCTGCTGCACATTGACCGCGCGGGTGACCAGCTGGTGCCCACGGGGCAGGTGCAGATCGTCCGGGATACGCGGCCCATCGGTAAGGTAGGCCACGGGCAGTCGGAAACTGATGGCAAGGCTCAGGACATCGCCCAGGCTTGCCGACTCGTCGAGTTTGGTCAGGATGCAGCCGGCCAGCCCGCAGCGCTTGTAGCTGTGGTAGGCCGCGGTCAGCACCTGCTTCTGGCTGGTGGTGGCCAGGACCAGGTAATTCTTCGCCGCGATGCCGCGACCGGCCAGGGTATCGAGCTGCATGCGTAACGCCGGGTCGCTGGCTTGCAGGCCCGCCGTATCGATCAGCACCACGCGCTTGCGCAGCAGAGGCTCGAGCGCCGCCGCCAACGACTGGCCGGGGTCGACATAGGTCACCGGCACATTCAGGATTCGGCCCAGGGTCTTGAGCTGCTCCTGCGCCCCGATACGGAAACTGTCCATGCTCACCAGCGCCAGGTTGTGGGCGCCGTACTTGAGCACATAGCGCGCCGCGAGCTTGGCCAGGGTGGTGGTCTTGCCCATACCGGCCGGGCCGACGACGGCAATCACACCGCCGTCCTCGATCGGTTCCACGTCGGGCGTACGGATCATGCGCGCCAGGTGCGCCAGCAGCATACGCCAGGCGTGGCGAGGCTCCTCGATGTCCTTGGTCAGCTCGAGCAATTCACGGGCGATGGGGCCAGACAGGCCAATGCGCTGCAGCCGGCGCCACAACGTGGCCTGCTGCGGCTTGCTACCTTGCAACTGGGTCCAGGCCAGCGACCCCAGTTGCACTTCCAGCAGCTCGCGCAAGCCGGACAGCTCAGAGCGCATGGCATCGAACAGGCGCGGGTCCACCGAGGCCTGGCTGCTTGCGGTGGTGGCCGGCTGCGGGGCGTCAACGTGCGGCTCGACCAAAGGCTCGGCCGCCGTGAGCGACTGACCGGCGAACAGTTGGCGATTGCTGTCACTGCTGTCCGGGCGCTGT is part of the Pseudomonas parafulva genome and harbors:
- the fleN gene encoding flagellar synthesis regulator FleN, encoding MGSMHPVQVIAVTGGKGGVGKTNVSVNLSLALAELGRRVMLLDADLGLANVDVLLGLAPKRTLADVIEGRCELRDVMLQGPGGVRIVPAASGTQSMVHLAPAQHAGLIQAFSEVGDNLDVLVIDTAAGIGDSVVSFVRAAQEVLLVVCDEPTSITDAYALIKLLNRDYGMNRFRVLANMAQSPQEGRNLFAKLTKVTDRFLDVALQYVGAVPYDECVRKAVQKQRAVYEAFPRSKCALAFKAIAQKVDSWPLPANPRGHLEFFVERLVQPTSAGSMS
- the flhF gene encoding flagellar biosynthesis protein FlhF, which codes for MQVKRFFAADMRQAMKLVRDELGADAAIIGNRRIAGGVELTAALDYKLSALAPRVPNVELEEELRKTHTRIATAKAELEQRPDSSDSNRQLFAGQSLTAAEPLVEPHVDAPQPATTASSQASVDPRLFDAMRSELSGLRELLEVQLGSLAWTQLQGSKPQQATLWRRLQRIGLSGPIARELLELTKDIEEPRHAWRMLLAHLARMIRTPDVEPIEDGGVIAVVGPAGMGKTTTLAKLAARYVLKYGAHNLALVSMDSFRIGAQEQLKTLGRILNVPVTYVDPGQSLAAALEPLLRKRVVLIDTAGLQASDPALRMQLDTLAGRGIAAKNYLVLATTSQKQVLTAAYHSYKRCGLAGCILTKLDESASLGDVLSLAISFRLPVAYLTDGPRIPDDLHLPRGHQLVTRAVNVQQQDEPSEEAMADMFADLYHNPRRAG